Proteins encoded by one window of Paenibacillus sp. DCT19:
- a CDS encoding ROK family protein: MNIFDGNTQGNRLEEPLRATERVRSLDQTDVLDRWIIGIDIGGTKTLMLLSSEKPGSEVRERKVPTCATEQPDVFFKWLFDEVAKFCRDSGIGIELVSGIGMGFPGVILDDEGILRSAPAFQWAEQDIRPVIAAYFAGEVYLDNDVNMAAMGEYDRGAAQGHRHCVMVTVGTGIGSALILNGQLYSGQDGAAGEIGHFIVGDEGIDRQYKASSDTFGAFELNTSGTGITQQARRYFTDEPGNTHSLLHSLADGDVSQIEARHVFKAAEAGDVAALEILEVPLQYMARGLANIVALLNPSIIVVGGGVAASNPDYYLNEVRSRLSRYTALATKIVVAELGNTAGANGALAAIRLKVLQR, encoded by the coding sequence ATGAATATTTTTGACGGTAATACCCAAGGAAATAGACTCGAAGAACCTCTTCGCGCAACAGAGAGAGTACGTTCTCTTGATCAAACGGATGTATTAGATCGTTGGATCATAGGGATTGATATTGGTGGTACAAAAACATTGATGTTATTGTCATCGGAGAAACCGGGCAGTGAGGTACGGGAGCGGAAGGTTCCAACCTGTGCAACAGAGCAACCGGACGTGTTTTTCAAGTGGTTATTTGATGAAGTAGCAAAATTCTGTAGGGATAGTGGAATTGGAATAGAGCTGGTATCTGGAATAGGTATGGGTTTTCCTGGCGTTATCCTTGATGATGAAGGGATTCTGCGCAGTGCGCCAGCTTTCCAGTGGGCAGAGCAAGATATTAGACCTGTGATTGCTGCATATTTTGCAGGCGAGGTTTATCTCGATAACGATGTGAACATGGCAGCTATGGGTGAATATGATCGCGGTGCAGCTCAGGGGCATCGACATTGTGTAATGGTGACGGTGGGGACAGGAATCGGTTCGGCGCTTATTCTTAACGGACAATTATATAGTGGACAAGACGGAGCTGCAGGAGAAATTGGACATTTTATTGTTGGAGACGAAGGAATTGATCGTCAGTACAAGGCATCTTCAGATACATTTGGTGCGTTCGAGCTGAATACGTCAGGCACAGGCATTACGCAACAGGCAAGGCGTTATTTTACAGATGAACCTGGCAATACACACTCGTTACTTCATAGCCTTGCTGATGGAGACGTAAGCCAGATTGAGGCTCGGCATGTGTTCAAAGCTGCTGAAGCGGGGGATGTTGCCGCTCTTGAGATTCTGGAGGTGCCATTACAATATATGGCGAGAGGGCTGGCTAATATCGTCGCATTACTTAATCCATCTATTATTGTTGTTGGCGGCGGTGTAGCTGCTTCGAATCCTGATTATTACCTAAATGAGGTTCGCAGCCGTCTGAGTCGATATACCGCGCTGGCTACAAAAATCGTTGTCGCTGAACTTGGCAATACGGCAGGAGCCAATGGTGCATTGGCAGCCATCCGTTTGAAAGTGCTACAGCGATAA
- a CDS encoding ROK family transcriptional regulator has product MIQVAGTPQYIRNLNENLIIDALIAHGMLSRADISRQTGLSKPTVSSAVEHLIARNLVLETGRADNAQGRKATLIRFNEQAYYICGVDIGASRIRIALSNLNGELLDYQTYPMSVQQSESGQGERILQTLRKHLDELLRQNHLNWDEIQCIGFGIPGVVLPGSGEISRIVAPLAGLEQALSLESLSAAFPCEVILDNDVNLAALGEYRDGSASDSELFVFISLGVGTGAGIMVNGQLLRGMRGLTGEVAEMMQEGRRLEDVLSAGGLIEMAANLLDEAQLQHNDSRILELRSQLTPEKLFEAARLGNSYAVEIIRKYCHMLALALRNISVLLAPHLIVLGGGIGGNGDVLLPYLKEMINKPYPAQPELICSKLEERAVVTGAVHIALQQTMLRLQQETAE; this is encoded by the coding sequence GTGATTCAAGTCGCTGGTACACCGCAATACATACGCAATCTGAACGAGAATCTGATTATTGATGCACTGATTGCTCATGGGATGTTGTCTAGAGCGGATATCAGCCGGCAGACCGGACTGAGTAAACCTACGGTATCGTCGGCAGTTGAACATCTAATTGCACGAAATCTCGTGTTGGAAACGGGAAGAGCGGATAATGCGCAAGGACGGAAAGCCACGCTCATTCGTTTCAATGAACAAGCCTATTACATCTGCGGGGTTGATATTGGAGCTAGTCGAATTCGTATCGCTCTATCCAACCTGAATGGTGAACTCTTAGATTACCAAACCTATCCAATGTCTGTTCAGCAGTCAGAGTCTGGGCAAGGGGAACGCATACTCCAGACTCTTCGGAAACATTTGGATGAACTATTGAGACAGAATCATCTGAACTGGGACGAGATTCAATGTATAGGATTTGGTATTCCTGGTGTTGTCCTGCCTGGCTCAGGGGAGATCAGTCGAATTGTGGCTCCTCTAGCTGGGCTGGAACAAGCGTTGTCTCTAGAATCTCTATCTGCCGCTTTTCCCTGTGAAGTGATCTTGGATAATGACGTCAATCTAGCTGCGCTAGGAGAATACAGAGATGGGTCAGCATCTGATTCAGAACTATTTGTGTTTATTTCCCTTGGCGTGGGTACTGGTGCTGGCATTATGGTGAATGGTCAATTGCTGCGTGGCATGAGAGGGCTAACTGGAGAAGTAGCCGAGATGATGCAGGAGGGTCGAAGACTAGAGGACGTGCTGTCTGCTGGTGGTTTGATAGAGATGGCGGCCAATCTACTAGATGAAGCTCAGCTTCAGCATAACGACTCAAGAATCCTAGAGCTACGTAGCCAGCTGACTCCCGAGAAACTGTTTGAAGCTGCGCGTCTTGGTAACAGCTATGCAGTGGAGATTATCAGAAAGTACTGTCACATGCTGGCATTAGCGTTGCGAAATATCAGCGTGCTTCTTGCGCCACATTTAATTGTGCTTGGTGGAGGCATCGGAGGTAATGGAGATGTGTTGTTGCCTTACCTGAAAGAGATGATTAACAAACCATATCCTGCACAACCTGAACTAATCTGCTCCAAGCTTGAAGAACGGGCAGTCGTGACTGGAGCAGTGCATATCGCTTTGCAGCAAACGATGCTAAGGCTTCAACAAGAGACTGCAGAATGA
- a CDS encoding YitT family protein → MKKRITDILFIMAGAFLFALAVNLFVIPNDLAEGGVTGITIILYYLFEWSPGLMNLLLNGVLLIVGYKFLDRTTTIYTIVAVVFNSLFLHLTESWTIDSHELWINTIFGGLFAGLGIGLIVRVGGTTAGTVILARLANKYLDWNISYGLLFFDLIVAFSSFFIIGPQGLMCTIVMLFVGTKTMEFIIEGLNPKKAVTIISTKQDAIAKQVIEKMDRGVTVLSGHGYYTKNPKEILYIVISKQEVSMLKKIVRAEDEIAFITIHDVRDVFGEGFIELSKS, encoded by the coding sequence ATGAAAAAGAGAATAACGGATATTTTATTTATTATGGCTGGTGCATTTCTGTTTGCGCTGGCTGTTAACCTGTTTGTCATCCCCAATGATCTGGCTGAGGGCGGCGTAACAGGGATTACAATTATTTTGTATTATCTCTTTGAGTGGTCACCTGGCTTAATGAACTTACTACTTAATGGGGTATTATTAATTGTTGGTTATAAATTTCTGGATAGAACAACGACGATATATACGATTGTTGCCGTCGTATTTAACTCATTATTCCTACATTTAACAGAGAGCTGGACGATTGATTCACATGAGCTCTGGATTAATACGATTTTTGGTGGACTATTTGCCGGTCTAGGGATTGGATTAATTGTAAGAGTAGGAGGAACTACAGCAGGTACTGTAATATTAGCTCGTCTAGCTAATAAGTACTTGGACTGGAATATCAGTTACGGATTATTGTTCTTCGATCTAATTGTAGCTTTCTCGTCTTTCTTTATTATAGGACCACAAGGATTGATGTGCACGATCGTGATGCTCTTTGTAGGTACCAAAACGATGGAGTTTATTATTGAAGGTTTGAATCCGAAAAAAGCAGTCACGATTATATCGACCAAGCAGGATGCAATTGCGAAGCAAGTGATTGAGAAGATGGATCGTGGGGTTACCGTGTTATCCGGTCATGGTTATTATACGAAAAACCCAAAAGAAATCCTGTACATTGTCATTAGTAAACAAGAGGTATCCATGTTGAAGAAAATCGTGCGTGCAGAGGACGAGATCGCTTTTATTACGATTCACGATGTACGTGACGTATTTGGTGAAGGATTTATTGAATTGTCTAAGTCATAA
- a CDS encoding fatty acid desaturase, with product MSRTKEMALKKEVTPYEKNNLKLSIQQMMNTLIPLLLLWAAAYYSLSVSYWLTLPIALVASGFVLRTFIIFHDCCHGSFFKSKRANDILGTITGVLTLTPYLQWKNEHAIHHATSSNLDKRGVGDIWIMTVEEYQAASPWVRLFYRVYRNPLVMFGIGPFYVFLVAYRFNRKAARRKERINTHLTTVLIIGLYAFMCWLIGWQAFVLVQTPVFFFSGFFGIWLFYVQHQFEETYFEHEDEWSYVKAAVEGSSYYKLPKLLQWISGNIGFHHVHHLSPRVPNYYLEEAHNSTPPLQKATTITLRSSLAALRFRLWDEDSKQFISFRQIKSLPRKPYVQPPIRVTNQAGLTEKP from the coding sequence ATGAGCAGAACGAAAGAAATGGCGTTAAAAAAAGAAGTCACCCCTTATGAAAAAAACAATCTCAAATTAAGTATCCAACAAATGATGAATACGTTGATCCCATTATTATTGCTGTGGGCTGCAGCATACTATAGCTTATCTGTATCCTACTGGCTGACATTACCGATCGCTCTTGTAGCTTCGGGATTTGTACTCCGGACGTTTATCATTTTCCATGACTGCTGCCATGGTTCATTCTTTAAGAGCAAACGTGCCAATGACATTTTGGGAACGATTACTGGTGTATTGACCCTGACACCTTATCTGCAATGGAAGAACGAACACGCCATTCATCACGCTACCAGCAGTAATCTGGATAAGCGCGGTGTAGGAGATATATGGATTATGACCGTGGAGGAATATCAAGCTGCTTCCCCTTGGGTTCGCCTGTTCTATCGTGTTTATCGTAACCCACTAGTGATGTTCGGCATTGGTCCCTTCTATGTGTTCCTCGTTGCTTACCGATTTAATCGTAAGGCAGCAAGGCGTAAAGAACGCATCAATACACACCTTACAACTGTACTGATCATTGGTCTTTATGCATTCATGTGTTGGTTGATTGGCTGGCAGGCTTTTGTTCTGGTGCAGACACCTGTTTTCTTCTTCTCTGGTTTCTTCGGTATCTGGTTGTTCTACGTGCAACATCAGTTTGAAGAAACATACTTCGAGCATGAAGATGAGTGGAGTTATGTCAAAGCTGCTGTCGAAGGAAGCTCATACTACAAGCTGCCCAAACTGCTTCAATGGATCAGTGGCAACATCGGTTTCCACCATGTGCATCATCTGAGTCCTCGTGTCCCGAACTATTACCTTGAAGAGGCACATAATTCAACACCACCTTTGCAAAAAGCGACGACGATTACCCTGCGTTCAAGTCTAGCTGCTTTGCGTTTCCGCCTGTGGGATGAAGATTCTAAACAATTTATTAGTTTCAGACAGATCAAGAGCCTTCCCCGCAAGCCTTATGTTCAACCACCGATTCGTGTAACTAACCAAGCGGGTCTGACAGAGAAGCCTTAA
- a CDS encoding sensor histidine kinase — translation MQKWSQLFYKNTGLNPYVWLVFFILPFYYISQYSKLWTLVTGIVIILVFFVCYLLAFITKGWQVYMWIGFLIAISITMTIAYDYAYFSLFLAFFIGNIKNKAGFVTLYSVNLGTSFLTINYGFINQSSLLLSQFPFVFICLMASILLPVSTYNKNKREQLEGQLENANKRLDDLVKMEERQRIARDLHDTLGQKLSLIGLKTDLAKRLLRMNPDQAEIELNDLRQTASTALKEVREMVTTMRGTQLVDELFRAEQILKAASIEFVLEGNPKLQDTSQLNENVLGMCLKEAVTNVVKHSQATECIIRLQETPSANILTVQDNGVGIERTRKQDRRGTGILGMKERLEFVNGCLDIHSGDDIEGTRIAIQVPKLVRKPIKEEE, via the coding sequence ATTCAGAAGTGGTCGCAACTCTTTTATAAAAATACAGGATTAAACCCCTATGTATGGCTTGTTTTCTTCATTCTACCATTCTATTATATTTCCCAATATTCTAAATTGTGGACTTTGGTTACTGGCATTGTCATCATCCTAGTGTTCTTTGTTTGCTACCTACTCGCCTTCATCACCAAGGGCTGGCAGGTCTACATGTGGATCGGATTTCTAATTGCCATCTCCATTACGATGACCATTGCCTATGACTATGCTTACTTCTCTCTGTTCCTTGCTTTCTTTATTGGAAATATTAAAAATAAAGCAGGATTCGTTACACTATATTCGGTGAATCTAGGAACCAGTTTTCTCACGATTAACTACGGCTTTATCAATCAGAGCTCATTGCTGCTTAGTCAATTCCCGTTTGTCTTCATCTGTCTCATGGCCTCTATCCTTCTTCCGGTAAGTACGTATAACAAAAATAAACGTGAACAACTGGAAGGCCAATTGGAGAATGCCAATAAACGTCTGGATGATCTGGTCAAAATGGAAGAACGCCAACGGATCGCACGTGATCTGCATGATACCCTTGGGCAAAAGCTCTCCCTAATCGGTCTCAAAACCGATTTGGCGAAACGGCTGCTTCGCATGAATCCAGATCAAGCTGAAATTGAACTGAATGATCTGAGACAGACGGCAAGCACAGCTCTCAAGGAAGTACGTGAGATGGTTACAACGATGCGTGGCACCCAATTAGTAGACGAATTATTCCGAGCCGAACAAATTCTCAAGGCTGCCTCCATTGAGTTTGTATTGGAAGGCAATCCTAAATTGCAGGATACCTCTCAGCTTAACGAAAATGTGCTGGGCATGTGTCTGAAGGAAGCTGTTACGAATGTGGTTAAGCATAGTCAAGCAACAGAATGCATCATCCGACTTCAGGAAACACCTTCTGCCAATATTCTGACGGTTCAGGATAATGGCGTAGGTATAGAACGAACACGTAAACAGGATCGGCGCGGTACCGGCATTTTGGGAATGAAAGAACGCTTGGAATTCGTCAATGGATGTCTGGATATTCATTCTGGAGACGACATCGAAGGAACGCGAATTGCCATTCAAGTACCTAAACTGGTTCGCAAACCGATAAAGGAGGAAGAGTAA
- a CDS encoding response regulator transcription factor — MIRIVIAEDQRMMLGALSSLLNLEEDMEVVGQAGNGQEALGLVQELKPDICLMDIEMPVKSGLEAAEEMKGLNCKVIILTTFARTGYFERALKGGVRGYLLKDSPIEELAEAIRQVMNGRRIFAPDLVDEAYVEENPLTEREHAVLGLMADGKNTKEIAGHLFITTGTVRNYISIILNKLNASNRIEAITRSKEKGWFK; from the coding sequence ATGATCCGAATCGTAATTGCCGAAGATCAGCGCATGATGTTAGGCGCCTTATCTTCCCTGCTCAATCTGGAGGAGGATATGGAAGTCGTCGGACAAGCAGGTAATGGTCAGGAAGCCCTTGGCCTTGTTCAAGAGCTGAAACCGGATATCTGCCTGATGGATATCGAAATGCCTGTCAAAAGCGGTCTGGAGGCCGCTGAAGAAATGAAAGGTTTGAACTGCAAAGTTATTATTCTGACTACGTTTGCACGAACCGGCTACTTTGAGCGGGCTTTGAAAGGTGGCGTTCGTGGTTATCTATTGAAAGATAGTCCAATTGAGGAGCTGGCTGAAGCCATCCGCCAAGTGATGAACGGACGACGAATCTTTGCACCGGATTTAGTGGACGAAGCCTATGTAGAAGAAAATCCACTCACTGAACGTGAGCATGCTGTCCTTGGTCTAATGGCTGATGGGAAGAACACCAAGGAAATTGCAGGTCATTTATTTATAACTACAGGGACGGTTCGCAACTATATCTCCATTATTCTCAACAAACTCAATGCAAGCAACCGTATTGAAGCCATTACTCGCTCCAAAGAAAAGGGCTGGTTTAAATGA
- a CDS encoding polysaccharide deacetylase family protein, which translates to MLHIRRSWITALAILLIIPLLLPQAVSAKASSKDNGAKANSKIIYLTFDDGPTAHTGQLLDILDQYHAKATFFMLGPHMETYPKATKRIVADGHGLGLHGVTHVPGKFYKTPYTALKEMQQANVSLNKVAGVKTSLVRTPYGSKPYMKAPYRNVMLAQGGFHMWDWNVDSEDWKYKKDHQRVYNSVMKQIHNVQKSGTTPIVLMHDQEATLKVLPKVLKTLKSEGYQFEVLNKSVQPVNFWNDKR; encoded by the coding sequence ATGTTACATATTCGCAGATCATGGATCACCGCACTTGCTATTTTACTTATTATTCCATTACTTTTACCACAGGCGGTTTCTGCCAAGGCTTCTTCCAAGGATAACGGAGCTAAGGCTAACAGCAAAATCATATATCTGACCTTTGACGATGGGCCAACTGCACATACAGGTCAGCTTTTAGATATTTTGGATCAATATCATGCCAAAGCTACGTTCTTCATGTTGGGACCTCACATGGAAACATACCCCAAAGCGACCAAACGTATCGTTGCTGACGGACACGGCTTAGGTCTTCATGGTGTAACACATGTTCCGGGCAAATTTTACAAAACACCGTATACTGCATTGAAAGAAATGCAACAAGCCAACGTTAGTTTGAATAAAGTAGCTGGTGTCAAAACAAGTTTGGTACGTACACCCTATGGCAGTAAGCCATATATGAAAGCTCCTTATCGGAACGTAATGCTTGCACAAGGTGGATTTCATATGTGGGATTGGAATGTAGACTCGGAGGATTGGAAATACAAGAAAGATCATCAGAGAGTATACAACAGTGTAATGAAGCAGATTCATAATGTGCAAAAAAGTGGAACAACTCCAATTGTGCTGATGCACGATCAGGAGGCGACTTTGAAAGTGTTACCGAAAGTGTTGAAAACACTGAAATCAGAGGGTTATCAATTCGAAGTGTTGAACAAAAGCGTGCAGCCAGTGAACTTCTGGAATGACAAACGATAA
- a CDS encoding ferritin, with protein sequence MSKELTEALNEQMNFEFYSAHVYLAMAAYCSSKSLDGFANFFIVQAEEERFHGMKIYKFLNDRGQRATLAALPEPKNEYSSMLDVFEHGYAHEQQNTKKFYNLADIALNEREHATMYFLKWFIDEQVEEEALFDNIIQKLRRIEKDSNAFYMLDAEFAKRSFTAPAE encoded by the coding sequence ATGAGTAAAGAACTGACAGAAGCGCTGAATGAACAGATGAACTTTGAGTTTTATTCAGCTCATGTATATCTTGCAATGGCAGCATATTGTTCCAGCAAAAGTCTAGATGGTTTTGCTAACTTCTTCATCGTACAAGCAGAAGAGGAACGTTTTCATGGTATGAAAATCTACAAATTCTTGAATGATCGTGGACAACGTGCGACACTTGCTGCACTGCCTGAGCCAAAAAATGAGTATTCTTCCATGTTGGATGTGTTCGAACATGGTTATGCCCATGAACAACAAAATACGAAAAAATTCTACAATCTGGCAGATATTGCATTGAATGAGCGTGAACACGCAACAATGTATTTCCTGAAGTGGTTCATTGACGAGCAGGTGGAAGAAGAGGCGTTGTTTGATAATATCATTCAAAAGCTTCGTCGCATCGAGAAAGACAGCAATGCGTTCTATATGCTAGATGCTGAATTTGCTAAACGCTCATTTACAGCTCCAGCAGAGTAA
- a CDS encoding YolD-like family protein, protein MAKAKVAKRPTRDEFELEELGNQLVEAYHERSEVLLTVWGKEEQVQGVIVKLDSRTRLVHVEHTEEDFTAKVPFLDIMRVDSPRYY, encoded by the coding sequence TTGGCAAAAGCAAAAGTAGCAAAGCGACCCACGCGGGATGAATTTGAACTTGAGGAGCTGGGCAATCAACTCGTTGAAGCCTACCATGAGCGTTCAGAAGTATTGTTGACGGTGTGGGGGAAGGAAGAGCAGGTTCAAGGCGTTATTGTAAAGCTTGATTCACGTACTCGGCTGGTGCATGTAGAGCATACCGAAGAGGATTTTACGGCTAAGGTTCCTTTCTTGGATATAATGCGTGTAGATTCACCCAGATATTATTAA